The Desulfovibrio sp. Fe33 genome includes the window GCATGGCTGCTGGACCACGGCGCGAGAGTGACCGTAGCCGACTCCCCGGCCTTCGGGTCCGCCGCCTCCGTGGCGCGCGCCTCCGGGCTCGAAGAGGCTCTGGCCGAACTCGGCCTCGATGTGCGGAGCCTCGCCCGGCCGACCCCCCTTCCGCTCACCCTGGGCGGGACCATCGGCCTGTCGCTGGACGCCATGGAAGCGGATCGCATCCTCAACCTGCCCAAGCTCAAGGTCCACTGCCAGATGACCCTGTCGGGCGCGGTCAAGAACCTGTTCGGCTGTGTAGTGGGCTTCCGCAAGGCGCTGGCTCACAACCGGCTCGGACACAGCCACGCAATTTTCCGGTCCATGCTCATGGACGTGTATCGTGCCCTGCCGCAGGCCGCGCACCTCATGGACGGCGTCCGCCCCATGCACCGGGACGGCCCCATCAAGGGCGAGCCGTTCCCGCTGGGACTCATGGCCGCGGCCGAAAACGGCGTGGCCCTGGACACGATGGCCG containing:
- a CDS encoding DUF362 domain-containing protein, with the protein product MPETVAILRVPEYRPEQLAQAVAALLESIGFAPAHGDRVLVKPNLVNGSNAAHCTTHPQVVRAACAWLLDHGARVTVADSPAFGSAASVARASGLEEALAELGLDVRSLARPTPLPLTLGGTIGLSLDAMEADRILNLPKLKVHCQMTLSGAVKNLFGCVVGFRKALAHNRLGHSHAIFRSMLMDVYRALPQAAHLMDGVRPMHRDGPIKGEPFPLGLMAAAENGVALDTMAAALLGLTPEQVPLWEEARLRGMEGADPSALEYPLDTPGAFNSAGFILSEERELSFAPMRLLRGRLRSLLKHLARN